The DNA sequence GTCGTGCGCACGAAGCTTGGTGCCGCCCGACCCGTACCCCGCGAACATGCCGCCGCCTTCGCCGGCGAACAGCAGCGTCGGGGTGACCAGTAGGCCCCCTCGGTCGGGCCGGCCCCAGTAGCCGATCTCCACGCCGGCGAGCGCAGGATGGTCCCGCACGAATTCCGGCGCTTCACCGTTGGCCACCATCCATCTGTGCTCGCCGGTATTGAGGTCGATGGCGGTGATGCGGCCCCAGGGCGGCTTGATGAGGGGTAGCCCCTGTGGCCCACCCCCCTCGGCCAGCCGGATGTCGGTGCGGACCGATACGAAGCGCATGGTGGACGCCTTCGATGGGCCCAGTGCGATGACCGATGGGTCCGTGGCCGACGCGACGTAGAGCACGCCGGTCTCGACGTCCAGCGCTCCCCCCGGCCAGTTGGCTCCCCCCAGGCTTCCGGGAAGCATGAGCGTGCCCTGGGAGCCACCCTCGACCTTGAGCGAGGGCGGCGTGAAGAGCGGGCCCAGACGAAAGTGGCCGGCCAGCTCCCGTGCCTCGGCGGCCAGCGCCGGCGTGAAGTCGATGAGGTCGTCCTCGCTCACGCCCTGCCGGTCGTAGGGAGCGGGGCGTGTCGGAAACGGTTGCGTCGGCGAAGTACGTTCCCCGGGGACGTCGGTCTGGGGCACGGGCCGCTCTTCGATCGGCCACACCGGTTCTCCGGTGACGCGGTCGAACACGAACGCGAAGCCTTGCTTGGTGAGCTGGACCACCGCCTTGACCGCACGGCCGTCGACGGTGAGATCCGCCAGGATGGGTGGCGCCGGCGGGTCGTAGTCCCAGATGCCATGGTGCACCGTCTGGAAGTGCCACACGCGCTGGCCGGTGCGTGCGTCGAGGCACACGAGGCTCTGCGAGAACAGGTTGTCTCCCGGCCGGTGGCCCCCGTAGTAGTCGCCCGTGGGAGCCTCGACGGGCAGATACACGTAGCCGAGGTCCAGGTCGGCCGAGAGGGGGGCCCAGGCTGCCGCGTTGCCGGTCGTCTCCCAGGTGCCGTCCTTCCAGGTTTCGTTCCCGAATTCGCCGGGGTGGGGGATGGTGTGGAAGATCCAGACGCGCTCACCGGTGCGGACATCGTAGCCACGCACCGGTCCGGGAGCCTGCTTGGGGGCGTCCGGCGCTCCCCCGCTGGGATGGGCGGAGCCCACCACCACGACGTCGCCCACCACCAAGGGAGGCGAGCTGGATCCGATGCGTTCGTGTTCGAGGTCGACGTCGGCGTCCAGACCCAGCCGCAGGTCCACCACGCCGGCCTGGCCGAAGGAGGGGATGGGGCGTCCCGTGGTCGCGTCCAACGCCACCAGGAAGTAGGCCGGCGTGATGACGAGGATGCGCCGCTCCCCTCCATCACTCCAGTAGGCCACGCCGCGCCCGGAATTGTGGCGCGGCGCACTTCCGGCCCGCTCACCCTCGTCGTGCCGGTAGCGCCATAGCTCGGTGCCGCTGCCGGCATCGAGCGCCACCACACTCCGGTCCCACCCGGCGGTCAGGTAGAGCACGCCATCCACCATCAGCGGCGTTACGCGGCTGTTGACCTCCGGCTCTCCCCCCAGCTCCGTGGACGACCAGCGCCAGGCCACCTCGAGCCGATTCACGTTGGAGGCGTCGATCTGATTGATGCGTACGTACTTGGTGCTTCCCGCATCACCTCCGTAATAGGGCCAGGACCCGGAGGTGCCCGCCTGGCCAGCCAGAGGAGCCACGGTGGCGAGCCACAGCATCGGGGCGATCGGGAGGGGGAGCGACCTGCGCATGGTGAAGGAGTTCGCTGGGCTGAGGTTGTGAGGGATCCGGCGGGGTACCCACTGGATGGCCGCCACGCCGGAATCACGGGGAGCGCGTCCGACGCGGTCGAAGCGCCCCAATCGTAGATGTGCGACGGAGGAGTCGAAAGGATGGACGTGCCCAAGGACGTATACCAGGCCATCGCCAACGAGATCGGCAGCGAGGACAGCCCGGTGGGGATCGATGCCAAGAAGACCCACGTGATGATCCTGCACCAGCTCGCATTGATCCAGAAGCGACTCGACCGGATCGAGGCCCGCATGGAGGGGGAGACCAACCGATGAAGGTCCGCAGTGGATTGATTCTGCTCGGAGCGCTGATCGTTGGCGCTGCCCGGCCGGCCCTGGCGCAGGACGCGGAGCACGCACCGGTCATGGCGGCCGTGGAGGGGATGTTCGACGCCATGCGCGCCAAGGACGGGGATGCGCTCCGGGGGCTGTTCCTGGAAGGTGCACGGCTGGTGTCCACCAGTCGGACCCCCGATGGCGAGCCCCGTAGTCGCATCATCGCCCTCGATGACTTCGCCAGCAACATCGCGGGCGCGACCGTCTACATCGACGAACAGATCTGGGACGAGGAAGTCCGCGTCGATGACAATCTGGCCACGGTCTGGGTCAAGTACGCGCTCTTCGTGGACCAGCAGTTCAGTCATTGTGGCGTCGACGCCTTCCAGCTCTTCCGAACCGCCGAGGGGTGGAAGATCGTCCAGGTGGCCGACACCCAGCGTCGACAGGACTGTTGGATGCCGCCGGCCTAGCCGTTCAGCGACGCCCGCCGCGCAAGATTGTGCAGGGCCGCGCAGCGGCCTGCGCGGTCCGAACGGCGGGACCGTGGGGGCGGGCCAGCAGGAGGCACGGCGGGGCGCCATTTGCGGCGGGTCGGCCCACCCGGTCCGCGCCTTGCCACCCACGGATGGCACACGCATGCGGAGGTCACGGTCCATGAGCGCTGTCCGATCCCTACCTGCCTGCCTACGCTCTGCCGCCGAAGCGGGAGGCGTACTCGATCGCCGGAGCTTCCTGGGCGATACGGCGAAGCTGGCCGTGCTGTCGGCTCTGGCCGCCGCCTGTTCGGATGTGGGTTCGCCCACTTCGGTGGGTCTCGGACAAGACGTGCTCGTCCAACTGGCCGACTATCCCGAGCTCGCTCAGGTCGGAGGTGTGGCCCGTATCGCCGGCGTGAGTCCCCCTCTGGCAGTGGTGAATCTGGGCGGTGGCACGTTCGCGGCCTTCTCGCTGGTCTGTCCCCACCAGGGAGCGACGGTGCGCTGGGTCGGCAGCGAGTTCGTCTGCCCCGAACACGGGGCCCGCTTCTCGATCGACGGTCGCTGGACCGGGGGGCAACGGACTTCGTCACTTCGTGAGTATGCAGCCACCTACGATGATGTGGCCGGGACGGTGATCATCAGCGCGGGTTGACGCCGCGAGCGGGGATCGCATACTCCCGGTTCCCGACGTCTGAACCCATCCCCACGAGGAACCGGCCCCGGCGCACGCGGGCCGCTCGCCCGGTGAAGCCTCAGTCCGCCCTTGTTGGAGAGCTCGTCCGCCTCGCCGCACCGGTCGCGGCGATCCAGGTGGGCATGATGGCGATGGGCGTGGTGGACACCGTCATGGTGGGGCGCTCCTCTGCCACCGACCTCGCGGCCGTCGCGCTCGGGAATCTCTACTGGTTCACGGCGGTCGTCTTCGGAATGGGCAGCCTGTTCGCACTGGACCCCCTGGTCTCCCAGGCGGTCGGTGCGGACGACCCCGAGGGCGTGGCCCGCTCGGTCCAGCGGGGCCTGGTTCTCTCGGTTCTGTTCGGATTGTTGGCGATGGGCGTGCTGCTCACCGCGGGTCCGGTCCTGCGTTGGTTGCACCAACCCGACGACGTCATCCCGGTGGCGGTCGGCTATTGCCGGGCCGCCTTGGGAGGCGCCTGGCCCTTCCTCGCGTTCGTGGTGCTGCGCCAGACCTTGCAGGCGCTGGGCGTTCTACGGCCGATCGTGTGGGTGGTCGTCCTCGCCAATCTGCTCAACGTCCTGCTGAACTGGCTGTTGGTGTTCGGGCACGCCGGCCTTCCCGCTCTGGGGGCGGTGGGGACGGGGATCGCCTCCACGATCAGTCGCTGGGTCATGCTGGCGGGGGTGGTGGCGCTGGCGTGGGGTTCCTTGCGCCAGAGCCTCCGCCCGGTCCGCGCCGGGGTCCTGCGTGCGGGCCCCATGGCGCGCATGCTGCGCCTGGGCACTCCGGTGGGCCTGCACATGGCGTTCGAATACGGTGCGTTCGCCATCACCGGATTGCTCATGGGGGCGCTGGGCACGGTGGCGGTCGCTTCCCATCAGATCGCGCTGAACCTGGCGGCCCTCACGTTCATGGTGCCGGTCGGTATCTCGCAGGCCACGGCTGTCCTGGTGGGCCGCGCCGTGGGGCGTGGGAACGGCGAGGAGGCGGGGCGGGCCGCCCGGGCCGGACTGGCACTGGGTGGCGCGTTCATGGTCGTGTCGGCGGTCGTGTTCTTGACGGTGCCCGAGCTGCTGGCGCGTGGGTATACCGACCAGGCGGTGGTGTTGAGTCTCACCGTTCAGCTCATTCCCATCGCCGGGGTATTCCAGATCGTGGACGGGCTGCAGGTCGTGGCTGCCGGAGCCCTGCGCGGAACCGGCGATACGCGCGTCCCCATGATCGCGGGGGCGCTCGGATTCTACGCGGTGGGGTTGCCGGTGGGCTTCGCGCTCTCCCGCAACGGCGCGGGACCACAGGGCCTCTGGTGGGGGCTGGCCGTCGGCCTCGGGGCTGTGGCGTTCTTCCTCCTCCTCCGTGTCTGGCATCGCTTCGCCGGTGACCTGGAACGGATCCAGATCGAGGAGCCGACGGGCTCGCTCGGCTCGTGATCCGGTGGTACCGTTGCACGTCGCTGAATCCGCCTTCCCGATGCCCATGACTCGACTTCCGCTGTTTCCGCTTCCGGTGGTGCTGCTCCCGGATGCGCTGCTGCCACTCCACATCTTCGAGCCGCGCTACCGACGGATGGTGGCGCGCTGCCTGGAGTTCGATCGTCGCTTCGGGATCGTCTTCCACGATCCGGATCGCTCGGGGCCCTTCCTCACGGAGCGAGGGCGCGTGGGCTGTGTGGCCGAGATCCAGACCTTCGAGCTCCTGGAAGACGGGCGCTCGCTCATTCTCACGCGCGGGAGGGAGCGCTTCCAGATCCGTGCGGCGTTGGAAGCGGTGAATCCCTACTACGAGGCGGAGGTCGACGCCTACGAGGACACGGGCGCGGTGTTGCCCGCTTTTCTGGAGCGGCGCCGTACGACGTCGCTGGAGCTGTATCAGGCCGTCCTCGCGGCCTTGCCCGCCGACGGGCAGGGTCCGGATCTCGATCCGGCCAGCGACATCTCGTTCCGGCTTGCCGCCACGCTGCAAACCGATCCGGAATGGATGCAGGCGTTCCTGCAACTGCGCTCCGAGAGCGAGCGGCTCGACCGGCTGGACGAGGTGTTCCGCACCGTGTTGCGGGCGGGCCCCTCGGTGGACGCTTGAGCATGCGCCCCACGCCATTGTCGATCCCCGACGTGCTGTTGTTCGACCTGGAGCGCCACGGAGACGACCGGGGTTTCTTCGTCGAGACGTACCGTGACTCCTGGTTTCGGGACGCGGGGTTGCCCCTCGAGTTCGTGCAGGACAACCATGCCCGATCGGGTAGAGGGGTGCTGAGAGGGCTTCACTACCAGCTGCCGCCGGCGGGGCAGGGAAAGCTGATCCGGGTGGCGCGCGGCAGGGTCTTCGACGTGGCGGTCGACGTGCGGGCAGACTCTCCCACGCTCGGTCGCTGGGTGGGCGTGGAACTCTCCGACGAGCGGCCCCAGATGCTCTACATTCCGCCCGGGTTCGCCCATGGGTACTGCGTGCTCTCCGAGGTGGCCGACTTCCTCTACAAAGTGACGGCCGAGTATGCGCCCGCGTGGGAGCGGGGCGTCCGTTGGGACGATCCTGCCATCGGGATCCAGTGGCCCCTCGCGCAGCCGACGTTGTCAGCCCGCGACGTCGCGCTGCCGGGTCTGGCCGCAGCGGAGCTGTTCGGGGGTTCTGGAGGTTGAGCGGCGCGGAAGCGGCAGAACCACGGAGCGCGCACGTGGAGGTCGTGCGTACCGCGCGCTATTGGGTATGGGGTCCCGCTGACGCCGCCCACACCTGGGTGGTGTTGCACGGCTACCGGCAGCTCGCGGGCCGCTTCATCCGTCGGTTTCGCGAGCTGACCGAGCAGGGAGCCCGCGTCGTGGCCCCGGAGGCACTCTCGCGCTTCTATCTCGACGACGACGGCGGACCCCACGGTCCGGACGCCAAAGTGGGCGCGACCTGGATGACGCGAGAGGATCGGGACGTCGAGATCGCGGACTACCTGCGCTACCTGGACGCGCTGGCCCGCACACTCGATTTGGAGGGGCAGACAGGAGCCCTCACGCTACTGGGTTTCTCGCAGGGCGCCCACACGGCAGCGCGCTGGTTCACCCTGGGCGAGACACGGTTCGATCGGCTGGTCCTTTGGGGCGCGGGCTTGCCGCACGATCTGGATCTGAGCGCCCACGCGGAACGCTGGCGTGACGCCCGTGTCCTGCTCGTGCATGGGCACGCGGACCGAGCGCATTCGGAAGGCAGTCGCACCCGCGATCTTGAGCGGCTCGCCGCCGTCGGCGTGAGTCCGCACACGTTGGCGCACGGTGGCGGACACGCCATCGATGGGGAGTTGCTCAGAACTCTCCGATGAAAGCGATCTCCGGCACCAGCTCGTAGCCCAGCTCGCGGCGCACGGTGTCCTGCGCCAGATCGATCAAGGCCCGGACGTCTGCCGCGGTGGCCCCTCCGAGGTTCACGATGATGTTGGCGTGCTTGTGGAAGATCCCGGCGCCACCGTGGACGTGACCCTTGAGACCACACTGGTCGATCAAGCGACCAGCCCCGATGCCGTCGATCTTCTGGAAGATCGATCCCGCGCACGGGTACAGCCACAGGTCCGGATGCCGCGTGTCACGCCACTCCAGGTTCTCCCGCATGACCCGGCGCAACTCCTCGACGGGCGCGGGATGGAGACGGAACGTCGCGTCCAGCACGATGTCGGTGCGATGGTGGAGGACCGAATCGTCGTATCCGAACTCGAAGTAGCCGACGTCCACCGTGCGGCGCTCCCCCTCGACGGTGAGCAACCGGGCCTCCTCGAGGAGCTCCGCGATGAAGACCGTGCGCTCGCGTTCCGGCGCTGGGGAAAGGAAGTGCAGGTTCTGCCAGAGGGCTCCGCCGACTGTGCTGGGGATCCCCACGAAATGATGGAGCCCGCCCAGACCGTGGGCCACCGTGGCGTCGATGAGGTCCGGGAAGGTCTCGACTCCGCAGCCTGCGCGCACCCGCCCTTCGGGCAGGAACTCGATGCCCCCGACCTCGCTCTTGATCACCAGACCGCGGAAGCCGCGGTCACCAACTAGGATGTTGGCTCCGCGGCCCAATACGAACCAGGGAAGCCCGACGGTGCGAGCCAGCTCCACCGCGTGGGCCAGCTCGTCGGCGGTACGAGCCCGATACAACAGGTCGGCGGGACCGCCGATGCGGAACGTGGTCAGCGGCGCGAGCGGAGTGCCGCGCTCGAGTCGGTCCGTGCCCAGATCGTCGACGACGCGGGCGACCCGTTCGGGGGAGGTCTCAGGCATCGGGGGAAGATAGGGCTTTCGCGCCCCGAGCGGGGAGCGCCGCCGGAGGAGCCTGCGCTGCGCGGAGCGACATCGCTCAGCCCCCCAGCGCGCCGCGCATCTCCATGGGCTGCGCGAGCAGCCAGATGCTGATCAGGAACAGCAGGAGGGCCACCAGGCGCCACGGCAGCACCGCTGCGGCTCCGTGGCGTTCCGCGCAGGCGTCGCGGCCGATGCGACCGAGCAGGTGCAGCGTCCACAGAAGCCCACCGGTCAGGAGCGCGCACTGGACCGCGAAGACCCAGGTCGGGACCTCCATGGCCGTGGCGGCGGGGAGCGCCGCCGCTGCAGGCGCTGCGGAGGTCAGGCGGCTGAGCAGAGGGCGCAGGGCGGAGGACCCGAGCACGAAGTGGAATAGGTGGTGGGCAGCCCACATCGAGAGGCCCAGTGGCACCCATCCCCAGACGAAGCGGCGCCACTGCGACGCCGTCCTGGTGACCGTCCGCTCCCAGGACGCGGCGGCGGCGATGGTCGCCCCCGGCA is a window from the Gemmatimonadota bacterium genome containing:
- a CDS encoding Rieske (2Fe-2S) protein, whose amino-acid sequence is MSAVRSLPACLRSAAEAGGVLDRRSFLGDTAKLAVLSALAAACSDVGSPTSVGLGQDVLVQLADYPELAQVGGVARIAGVSPPLAVVNLGGGTFAAFSLVCPHQGATVRWVGSEFVCPEHGARFSIDGRWTGGQRTSSLREYAATYDDVAGTVIISAG
- the murB gene encoding UDP-N-acetylmuramate dehydrogenase — encoded protein: MPETSPERVARVVDDLGTDRLERGTPLAPLTTFRIGGPADLLYRARTADELAHAVELARTVGLPWFVLGRGANILVGDRGFRGLVIKSEVGGIEFLPEGRVRAGCGVETFPDLIDATVAHGLGGLHHFVGIPSTVGGALWQNLHFLSPAPERERTVFIAELLEEARLLTVEGERRTVDVGYFEFGYDDSVLHHRTDIVLDATFRLHPAPVEELRRVMRENLEWRDTRHPDLWLYPCAGSIFQKIDGIGAGRLIDQCGLKGHVHGGAGIFHKHANIIVNLGGATAADVRALIDLAQDTVRRELGYELVPEIAFIGEF
- the rfbC gene encoding dTDP-4-dehydrorhamnose 3,5-epimerase; this translates as MRPTPLSIPDVLLFDLERHGDDRGFFVETYRDSWFRDAGLPLEFVQDNHARSGRGVLRGLHYQLPPAGQGKLIRVARGRVFDVAVDVRADSPTLGRWVGVELSDERPQMLYIPPGFAHGYCVLSEVADFLYKVTAEYAPAWERGVRWDDPAIGIQWPLAQPTLSARDVALPGLAAAELFGGSGG
- a CDS encoding pyrroloquinoline quinone-dependent dehydrogenase, which codes for MRRSLPLPIAPMLWLATVAPLAGQAGTSGSWPYYGGDAGSTKYVRINQIDASNVNRLEVAWRWSSTELGGEPEVNSRVTPLMVDGVLYLTAGWDRSVVALDAGSGTELWRYRHDEGERAGSAPRHNSGRGVAYWSDGGERRILVITPAYFLVALDATTGRPIPSFGQAGVVDLRLGLDADVDLEHERIGSSSPPLVVGDVVVVGSAHPSGGAPDAPKQAPGPVRGYDVRTGERVWIFHTIPHPGEFGNETWKDGTWETTGNAAAWAPLSADLDLGYVYLPVEAPTGDYYGGHRPGDNLFSQSLVCLDARTGQRVWHFQTVHHGIWDYDPPAPPILADLTVDGRAVKAVVQLTKQGFAFVFDRVTGEPVWPIEERPVPQTDVPGERTSPTQPFPTRPAPYDRQGVSEDDLIDFTPALAAEARELAGHFRLGPLFTPPSLKVEGGSQGTLMLPGSLGGANWPGGALDVETGVLYVASATDPSVIALGPSKASTMRFVSVRTDIRLAEGGGPQGLPLIKPPWGRITAIDLNTGEHRWMVANGEAPEFVRDHPALAGVEIGYWGRPDRGGLLVTPTLLFAGEGGGMFAGYGSGGTKLRAHDKRTGHIVGEVELPARQSGVPMSYLQDGRQFIVVVVGAPGHPSEVVALALPEGA
- a CDS encoding nuclear transport factor 2 family protein yields the protein MKVRSGLILLGALIVGAARPALAQDAEHAPVMAAVEGMFDAMRAKDGDALRGLFLEGARLVSTSRTPDGEPRSRIIALDDFASNIAGATVYIDEQIWDEEVRVDDNLATVWVKYALFVDQQFSHCGVDAFQLFRTAEGWKIVQVADTQRRQDCWMPPA
- a CDS encoding LON peptidase substrate-binding domain-containing protein produces the protein MTRLPLFPLPVVLLPDALLPLHIFEPRYRRMVARCLEFDRRFGIVFHDPDRSGPFLTERGRVGCVAEIQTFELLEDGRSLILTRGRERFQIRAALEAVNPYYEAEVDAYEDTGAVLPAFLERRRTTSLELYQAVLAALPADGQGPDLDPASDISFRLAATLQTDPEWMQAFLQLRSESERLDRLDEVFRTVLRAGPSVDA
- a CDS encoding MATE family efflux transporter, with translation MKPQSALVGELVRLAAPVAAIQVGMMAMGVVDTVMVGRSSATDLAAVALGNLYWFTAVVFGMGSLFALDPLVSQAVGADDPEGVARSVQRGLVLSVLFGLLAMGVLLTAGPVLRWLHQPDDVIPVAVGYCRAALGGAWPFLAFVVLRQTLQALGVLRPIVWVVVLANLLNVLLNWLLVFGHAGLPALGAVGTGIASTISRWVMLAGVVALAWGSLRQSLRPVRAGVLRAGPMARMLRLGTPVGLHMAFEYGAFAITGLLMGALGTVAVASHQIALNLAALTFMVPVGISQATAVLVGRAVGRGNGEEAGRAARAGLALGGAFMVVSAVVFLTVPELLARGYTDQAVVLSLTVQLIPIAGVFQIVDGLQVVAAGALRGTGDTRVPMIAGALGFYAVGLPVGFALSRNGAGPQGLWWGLAVGLGAVAFFLLLRVWHRFAGDLERIQIEEPTGSLGS